A region of Candidatus Methylomirabilota bacterium DNA encodes the following proteins:
- a CDS encoding cupin domain-containing protein, whose amino-acid sequence MAISAKGVKDSSGLYEVERRARHAERPGFRISELQISSTQQVPWHYHSNIQDTFYVLVGTLRLFLRDPKEEVRLGPGETYAVRPGRPHLVTNGGEGSATFLVLQGIGEYDYVPLT is encoded by the coding sequence ATGGCCATCTCCGCGAAGGGCGTCAAGGACTCGAGCGGGCTCTACGAGGTGGAGCGGAGGGCTCGCCATGCCGAGCGACCGGGCTTCCGGATCTCGGAGCTCCAGATCAGTTCCACGCAGCAGGTGCCCTGGCACTACCACAGCAATATCCAGGACACGTTCTACGTGCTCGTGGGCACCCTCCGGCTTTTCCTGCGTGACCCGAAAGAAGAAGTTCGGCTCGGCCCCGGCGAGACCTATGCCGTGCGTCCGGGCCGGCCCCATCTGGTCACCAATGGAGGGGAAGGCTCTGCGACCTTCCTGGTCCTCCAGGGAATCGGCGAGTACGACTACGTACCGCTGACCTGA
- a CDS encoding alpha/beta hydrolase, whose translation MPTASVNGVEIYYEETGQGAPLVFSHEFGGDHRSWEGQVRYFSRRYRVVAYNHRGYSPSAVPKTAGDYSQDLLVADLFGLVKHLGLGPIHLIGCSMGANAARDFTLAHPEAVRSLTLVGAGAGSVNREEFLKGQETMAAGLERDGMVARLRSFETVPTRAAFKAKDPRGFAEFLRQAAEHDPRACAHLAREVMSKRKTVQEVEAGLRALRVPTLIVVGDQDAPCVEPSLLMRAMLPHAGLDVFPACGHTVNLEEPGLFNLHLEQFLTAVEAGRWAGWSR comes from the coding sequence ATGCCGACGGCGAGCGTCAACGGAGTGGAGATCTACTACGAGGAGACGGGGCAGGGCGCGCCGCTCGTCTTCTCGCACGAGTTCGGCGGCGACCACCGGTCGTGGGAAGGCCAAGTCAGGTACTTCTCGCGCCGCTACCGCGTCGTCGCCTACAACCACCGCGGCTACTCGCCGTCGGCGGTCCCGAAGACGGCAGGCGACTACTCGCAGGACCTCCTCGTTGCCGATCTCTTCGGGCTCGTGAAACACCTCGGCCTCGGCCCGATCCACCTGATCGGCTGCTCGATGGGGGCCAACGCCGCGCGCGACTTCACGCTCGCGCACCCCGAGGCCGTCCGAAGCCTGACGCTCGTGGGGGCGGGAGCCGGCTCGGTGAACCGCGAGGAGTTCCTGAAGGGTCAGGAGACGATGGCCGCGGGCCTCGAGCGCGACGGGATGGTCGCGCGGCTCCGGAGCTTCGAGACGGTCCCCACGCGCGCCGCGTTCAAGGCGAAGGATCCGCGCGGCTTCGCGGAGTTCCTCCGTCAGGCCGCGGAGCACGATCCCCGCGCCTGCGCGCACCTGGCCCGTGAGGTGATGTCGAAGCGCAAGACGGTCCAGGAGGTGGAGGCGGGGCTCCGCGCGCTCCGCGTGCCGACGCTGATCGTGGTCGGCGATCAGGACGCGCCGTGCGTCGAGCCCTCGCTCCTGATGCGCGCGATGCTGCCGCACGCGGGACTCGACGTCTTCCCGGCGTGCGGCCACACCGTGAACCTCGAGGAGCCCGGCCTCTTCAACCTGCACCTCGAGCAGTTTCTGACGGCCGTCGAGGCGGGTCGCTGGGCGGGATGGTCGCGCTGA
- a CDS encoding histidine phosphatase family protein, with protein sequence MAPIRWLTAIILCTWAVSVAQATESIWEASRAPGSVVVLRHSFAPGGFDPPDAKLDDCSTQRNLDERGRAQAQRIGEAFRQNGVAVGAVLSSPRCRCLDTARLAFGQAQPWDALQGALNDAERRQRQLAEVRKVIAGHRNGPSLVLVTHGSVVTDLTGLSIRMGEFVVLRREPDGEYAVAGQLYVD encoded by the coding sequence ATGGCTCCGATTCGATGGCTAACGGCGATCATTCTGTGCACATGGGCAGTATCCGTCGCGCAGGCCACGGAGTCGATCTGGGAAGCTTCGCGCGCGCCGGGCAGCGTAGTTGTGCTGCGCCACAGCTTTGCGCCCGGCGGCTTCGATCCGCCCGACGCCAAGCTTGACGACTGCTCGACCCAACGCAACCTGGACGAACGCGGGCGGGCGCAAGCGCAGCGAATTGGCGAGGCGTTTCGGCAGAACGGCGTCGCGGTCGGCGCGGTGTTATCAAGCCCGCGCTGCCGATGCTTGGACACAGCCCGGCTAGCCTTTGGCCAGGCGCAGCCGTGGGATGCCTTGCAAGGCGCGCTCAACGACGCGGAACGCCGTCAGCGCCAGCTTGCCGAGGTCAGGAAGGTCATCGCTGGACACCGTAATGGACCGTCGCTGGTACTGGTGACGCACGGCAGTGTTGTTACCGATCTGACGGGTCTCAGCATACGGATGGGTGAGTTTGTCGTCTTGCGGCGCGAGCCCGACGGCGAGTATGCGGTCGCGGGCCAGCTCTACGTCGACTGA
- a CDS encoding 5-methyltetrahydropteroyltriglutamate--homocysteine methyltransferase: MLTTTVVGSYPQPRWLLDHEILKSHAVPRIRMPEMWRIAEPYLEEAQDDAVRLAVRDMERAGIDIVTDGEQRRESYFNQFATALDGLDLDRPGIAINRRGKPQPVPRVVGPLARVRPVLTRDARFLRGVTARRIKITLPGPFTMTQLAQDDFYGDEERLAMAYAAAVNAEVRELEPLVDVIQLDEPYMQAQPDKARAYAIPAINRALAGLRKTTVVHLCFGYAYAVKDKPSGYSFLPELDRCAADQISIEAAQPGLDLSVLASLPTKTIVLGVLDLGAPEPEQAAVVAGRVGEALKHAPPERLVIAPDCGMKHLARELALAKLRAMVAGVRLAEGDSGPGKT, encoded by the coding sequence ATGCTGACGACCACCGTCGTCGGCAGCTATCCGCAACCTCGCTGGCTGCTCGACCACGAGATCCTGAAATCCCACGCCGTCCCCCGTATCCGCATGCCTGAGATGTGGCGCATCGCCGAGCCCTACCTGGAAGAGGCCCAGGACGACGCGGTCCGGCTCGCCGTGCGCGACATGGAGCGGGCGGGCATCGACATCGTGACCGATGGAGAGCAGCGTCGCGAGAGCTACTTCAATCAGTTCGCCACCGCTCTCGATGGCCTCGACCTCGACCGGCCCGGCATCGCCATCAATCGGCGAGGCAAGCCCCAGCCCGTGCCCCGCGTGGTGGGACCCCTCGCGCGCGTCCGTCCCGTGCTCACTCGCGATGCGCGATTCCTGCGCGGCGTCACCGCACGTCGAATCAAGATCACGCTGCCCGGCCCCTTCACCATGACCCAGCTCGCCCAGGACGACTTCTATGGGGACGAGGAGAGACTGGCCATGGCCTACGCGGCCGCCGTCAACGCCGAGGTGCGGGAGCTCGAGCCCCTCGTCGACGTCATCCAGCTCGACGAGCCGTACATGCAGGCCCAGCCCGACAAGGCGCGCGCGTATGCCATTCCCGCCATCAATCGCGCGCTCGCCGGCCTCCGCAAGACCACTGTCGTCCACCTGTGCTTCGGCTACGCCTACGCGGTCAAGGACAAGCCCAGCGGGTACTCGTTCCTTCCCGAGCTGGATCGCTGTGCCGCAGATCAGATCTCGATCGAGGCCGCGCAGCCCGGCCTCGATCTCTCGGTCCTGGCCAGTCTGCCCACGAAGACCATCGTCCTCGGTGTCCTCGACCTCGGCGCCCCCGAGCCAGAGCAGGCGGCGGTGGTCGCGGGACGCGTCGGCGAGGCGCTCAAGCACGCGCCCCCGGAACGCCTGGTCATAGCGCCCGACTGCGGGATGAAGCATCTCGCCCGAGAGCTTGCTCTGGCCAAGCTCCGGGCGATGGTGGCGGGCGTGAGACTGGCCGAGGGAGACTCGGGCCCGGGGAAGACCTGA
- a CDS encoding adenylosuccinate synthase, with the protein MPNIVIVGAQWGDEGKGKVVDVLTPHFDVVVRYQGGNNAGHTVVVGREKFVLQTIPSGILHPSCRNIIGCGVVIDPASLIEEMESLLQRGVAFDGNLYISKNAHVIMPYHPALDRASESKAGKHRIGTTGKGVGPAYADKTARVGIRMADLLDERLLREKLEYNVAQKNRLLREIYDAESFTVEGILSAYLRYAGWLAPYITDTALLLHRWMEAGSSVLFEGAQGTMLDLDHGTYPFITSSSTTSGGACTGSGVPPTKIDGVIGISKAYCTRVGGGPFPTELRGEIADLLRTRGKEFGSVTGRPRRCGWVDAIGLRYAARINGLDTLAITKLDVLDACDTVKICVGYKYDDEVLTDFPEEERIWHEAEPVWEELSGWKSSTAGLRDYEDLPTKAREYLDRLSELCGVGISLVSTGPVRDDTILVNDSTLTRWIPGLRSSLPPY; encoded by the coding sequence ATGCCTAACATCGTGATCGTGGGGGCGCAGTGGGGCGACGAGGGCAAGGGCAAGGTGGTCGACGTGCTCACGCCACACTTCGACGTGGTCGTCCGCTACCAGGGCGGCAACAATGCCGGGCACACCGTGGTGGTGGGGCGCGAGAAGTTCGTGCTTCAGACCATCCCGTCGGGGATCCTGCACCCGAGCTGCCGCAACATCATCGGCTGCGGCGTCGTCATCGACCCCGCCTCCCTGATCGAGGAGATGGAGTCGCTCCTCCAGCGCGGGGTCGCCTTCGACGGCAATCTATATATCTCCAAGAACGCGCACGTGATCATGCCCTATCACCCCGCCCTCGACCGCGCCAGCGAGTCCAAGGCGGGCAAGCACCGCATCGGCACCACGGGCAAAGGGGTGGGGCCCGCCTATGCCGACAAGACGGCCCGCGTGGGCATCCGCATGGCCGATCTGCTCGACGAGCGTCTGCTCCGCGAGAAGCTCGAATACAACGTGGCGCAGAAGAACCGGTTGCTGCGAGAGATCTACGACGCCGAGAGCTTCACCGTCGAAGGCATCCTGAGCGCGTATCTCCGCTATGCCGGATGGCTCGCGCCCTATATCACCGACACCGCCCTCCTCCTCCACCGCTGGATGGAGGCGGGCTCCTCCGTGCTCTTCGAGGGCGCGCAGGGGACCATGCTGGATCTCGACCACGGCACGTACCCCTTCATCACGTCGTCGAGCACGACGTCGGGTGGGGCATGCACGGGCTCGGGGGTGCCCCCGACCAAGATCGACGGCGTGATCGGGATCTCCAAGGCCTATTGCACGCGGGTGGGGGGCGGCCCGTTTCCCACGGAGCTGCGCGGCGAGATCGCCGACCTGCTGCGCACGCGCGGCAAGGAGTTCGGCTCGGTCACGGGCCGGCCGCGCCGCTGCGGCTGGGTGGACGCCATCGGCTTACGCTACGCCGCGCGGATCAACGGGCTCGACACCCTGGCCATCACCAAGCTCGACGTGCTGGATGCCTGTGACACCGTCAAGATCTGCGTCGGCTACAAGTACGACGACGAAGTCCTCACGGACTTCCCGGAAGAGGAGCGCATCTGGCACGAGGCCGAGCCCGTGTGGGAGGAGCTCTCGGGATGGAAGAGCTCGACGGCGGGCCTGCGGGACTACGAGGACCTGCCCACCAAGGCGCGCGAGTACCTGGACCGGCTCTCCGAGCTGTGCGGGGTCGGCATCTCCCTGGTCTCCACCGGGCCGGTCCGGGACGACACCATTCTCGTCAACGATTCGACGCTGACGCGCTGGATCCCCGGACTTCGATCCTCGCTCCCGCCGTACTAG